DNA sequence from the Arthrobacter sp. V1I9 genome:
CAACACCGGCAACGATCGGCGTAGAGCCGGAGGTCCCTGCCCATTCTGCGTAGCTGCCGCCGGGCACGCCGCCCAGCAGGTTCTCCGCGGGCGCCGCTACGCCGATGCTGATTCCCTGGGAGGATGCGTCAACACTGGCTGTGCCCTTGCGGTCCACGCCGGCGACCGTGAGGACGCCGGGAATGGTGGCAGGAGCGCCCACCTGGATGTTGCCGCCCACCCGGTTGCCCGCGGCGGCCACAATCACCACGTCTTTTTGCTCGGCGTAAAGAAACGCGGCGTCCCAGCTTTGCGGCCACTGCGGGGTGGTGCTGCCGAGGGAAATGTTGATGACCCGGGCACCGTTATCCACCGCCCAGCGGACGGCCTCGGGGATCTGGTCCTGGTCACTTTTGCCGGACGGGTTCGTTGAGCCCAGCCAGGTGGAGACCGAGAGGATCTGCGCTTCCGGAGCTACCCCCACGATTCCGTCAGGGGGAAGGGCTCCGGGGCGGGGTGAAGGCGAAGGCTTGGGCGAGGGCGAGGCAGTAGCGCGTGCGGGCTGGTGGCCGCGTCCTGCGAGCATGGTGGCCACCAGCGTGCCGTGTTCCGTCTTGGAGCCTACGCCCTCCTGCCCGTTGGGCTGTCCTGAACCGGAGGCGTCATAGCCGCCAGCAACGGCTCCCTTGAGGTCAGGGTGCTGGGCGTCCACGCCGCTGTCGATCACGGCCACCTTGACCCCGGCGCCCTTGGAAACCTCCCAGGCCTTGGTGATGCCGGACTCCGCCAGCCAGTACTGCTTGTCGCGCCATTCGTCCGCCTGCGCCGCCTGGGCAGTGAACAGGCCGGTGACCAGGCAGCCGCCGGCCAGGACCAGCGCGAGCAGGGCTGCGCCGGTCCGTCCAAGCGGTGCTCTCATTCGGGTGGTGGATATCTTCATGGGCCGTCAGCCGATACTCAGGGCGATGCCGTCGAGGATGTCGTGTTCGCTGGCTGTGGCTGTTGCGATGCGCCCGCCGGTGAGCTCTGCCAGCCGTTCGAGGATCCGGCCCCACACCAGTCCCCCGGCGCCGATGACGTCTACCCGGCCGGGGTGCATGTAGGGCAGGCCGGCGCGTTCCGATCGCGTCATGGTGAGGAGCTCGGTGGAGGCCGCCCGGACTGTGCCGAGGGGCAGTTCCGTGCCGTGAATCGTATCTGGTGAATATTCAGGAAGGCGAAGGGCGTGCGCGGTGATGGTGGTAATGGAACCGGCAACGCCCAGGACGGCGGTGGCTCGTTCCAGGGGTACGTCCTGCCCGGCGCGGGCGATGGCGGCGTCCACGTCAGCTTCCGCGGCAGCTATCTGTTCGGCGGTGGGCGGGTCCTGGCTCAGATGCCGTTCGGTCAGGCGCACACAACCGATGTCTACGGACTTTGCCGCCGTCACCCCGGCTGCCGTACCCAGGACGAACTCGGTGCTGCCGCCGCCCAGGTCAACCACCAGCACCTCCTGGCCGTCAAGGATGGGCAGGACGCTGCTGGCTCCGGCAAAGGACAGCGCGGCTTCCTCGTCACCGGAAATGACCTCGGGTTCCACGCCCAGGAGGTCCCGGACGCCGTCCACGAACAGGTCCCGGTTCCGTGCGTCACGGCTGGCGGAGGTGGCAACGAAGCGGACCTTGACGGCACCGTGTTCCTTTATCAGGCTGGCGTAGTCGGCGGTGGCCGCAAACGTCCGCTCCAGGGCCTCCGGGGCCAGTTCGCCCGTGGCGTCCACTCCCTCGCCCAGCCTCACCACGCGCATCTCGCGCACGATATCCGTGAGGCTGGTGGTTCCGTTGCTGCGGTCGATGTCTGCGATCAGGAGGCGGATGGAATTGGTGCCGCAGTCGATGGCGGCAACGCGGGTCATTTAGCGGCCTCGGCAGTCCCGGAAGTCTTCCGGACCGGCGCGGGGCGGCCCACGATGTCCGGCAGCCCCTGCGGCCCGTGCCGGCTGAGGTCCCTGGACGGAGCTTCCCCTGCCGTATCCCAGGCGCCTTCGCAGTAGCACCTGTCTGTGGTCCACCACTCACTGATCGCGTTGATGGCCTGGTCCCCCAGCGGGTTGACTCCTGGACCGGCTGCGAGGGAATGCCCCACCAGGACGTGGAGGCACTTGACGCGGGTCGGCATGCCGCCGGCGGATATCCCGTCGATCTCGGGAACAGCTCCGATTCCGGACCGTTCACCGATGGCCGCACGTGCTGCCAGGTAGGCCTCATGCGCGGAGCGGTAGGCGTTGGCCAGTTCACCGTTACCGGCCAGCTGCTCGTTCATTTCGGTCATCACACCTGCTGCCTCCAGCCGGGAAACCGCAGAGGTGATGACCGGATGAGTCAGATAGTACGTGGTGGGAAACGGGGTTCCATTGGCGAGGCGTGGAGCGGTTGCGGCCACCAGCGGGTTGCCGCAGACGCAGCGCGCGGGAATCTCGACGACGTCCCGGACCGGACGTCCCAACTGGCGGCTCAGTACCTCCAGGTCTCGTGCTGATGGCTGGCGGGATTCGTCCCGGGCGGCTGCCGTGTTAAGTTCCACTGTCGCGGGCCGTCCTTCCTTTTGCGGTTCAGTCTGTGGCCGCGCGCGTGATGGACTCCCACAGGGAATCCACCCACGGCAGATCGGCGGGGTCTTGTGCTGCTGCACCGGTTTGGCTACTGCTTTCTCCGGCCGGCAAATCGCTGCCGAAGACCCAGTAGCCGGTTTCGCCCGGCATAACCATGTTAATGCGGTCGCGGGCCTGCTGTTTCACGTAGTTGGGGTCCTCCCAGCGGGAGACCTGCTGGCGCAGGCTGTCACCTTCAGCCACCCGGGCTGCGATGTCCGCATTCAGGGCTTCGATTTCTGCCCTTTTGTCGAAGAAAATCTTCACCGTGGGCGCCAGCATGATGGTAATGGCAATCATGACCACCGCCAGCGCGAGCATCCGTCCGGAAAACGCCTTGGCGGGGACGGGCTGCTGGTCATCCGCAGTTTCGGTGCCGGCCGCCGGGGAGGTGCCTTGGGAACGGTTCCCTTTCCCTCCGCCGGCAGATGCGGTGACGCCGTGGGATCCGGACGCAGTCCTGGAGCCTGCCGGGTTGCCGCCCGCGGCGTGGCCTTCGTTCGGTGCCGCGGCTTTCCGGCCGGCCCCGTGCGTGCCGGGCTTGTCCGTGGCGGTACCGAAATCCGCGCGGATGACGTCCGCCTCCGCAACCGTTGCCTGGCGGGGTGGGGCGACCTTTGGGACTTTGGGACGGCGGGTAGCCATGACACTCCTGAAACACGCAGCCTGCCTGGGCCGCCACTAGCTGGGCTGGAACTAATACTGCCGAAACAACAACGGTGGCTATGGTCTTTCAACCATAGCCACCGACGCGTCGTTGATGCGGCTACTAGCCCTTGAAACGCGGGAACGCGCTGCGGCCTGCGTAGCGCGCGGCGTCGTCGAGTTCCTCTTCGATGCGCAGCAGCTGGTTGTACTTGGCAACGCGCTCGGAGCGGGCCGGGGCGCCGGTCTTGATCTGGCCGGCGTTGGTGGCCACCGAGATGTCGGCGATGGTGGTGTCCTCGGTTTCGCCCGAGCGGTGCGAGGTGATGGTGGTGTAGCCGGCGCGCTGGGCCAGGCTCACGGCGTCGAGCGTTTCGGTGAGCGAACCAATCTGGTTCACCTTGACCAGCAGGGAGTTGGCGGTCTTGGTGTCGATGCCGCGCTGCAGGATGGCGGGGTTGGTGACGAAGAGGTCATCACCCACCAGCTGGACCTTGTCGCCGATGGAGTCGGTGAGGGTCTTCCAGCCGTCCCAGTCGTTCTCGTCCAGCGGGTCTTCGATGGAGACCAGCGGGTAGTCGGCGACGAGCTCGGTGTAGTAGGCGCTCATCTCGGCGGAGGTCAGGGCCTTGCCTTCGAACTGGTAGGCACCGTCGGTGAAGAACTCGGAGGAGGCGACGTCCAGGGCCAGGGCGATGTCCTTGCCCGGGGTGTAGCCGGCGTTCTTGATGGCTTCCTGGATCAGGTCCAGTGCTGCACGGTTGGAGGGCAGGTTCGGCGCGAAGCCGCCTTCGTCGCCCAGGCCGGTTGCGAGGCCCTTTTCCTTCAGCACGGCCTTGAGGGCGTGGTAGACCTCAACGCCCCAGCGCAGGCCCTCCGAGAAGGTCTCGGCGCCCAGCGGGACAACCATGAATTCCTGGATGTCGACGTCGGAATCGGCGTGCGAGCCACCGTTGAGGATGTTCATCAGCGGGACCGGCAGGACGTGGGCGTTCGGGCCGCCAAGGTACTTGTACAGCGGCAGGTCAGCGGAGGCGGCGGCTGCGTTGGCAACGGCCAGGGAAACGCCGAGGATGGCGTTGGCGCCCAGCTTGCCCTTGTTCGGCGTGCCGTCCAGGTCCAGCATGGCCTGGTCGATGCTGCGCTGGTCCGTGGCGTCGAAACCGGTCAGTGCCGGAGCGATCTGGTCGATGATGGCGTCAACAGCCTTCTGGACGCCCTTACCGAGGTAACGGCCTTTGTCGCCGTCACGCAGCTCAACGGCTTCGTGCTCACCGGTGGAGGCACCGGAGGGAACTGCCGCGCGGCCGATCTGGCCGTCCGAGAGCAGTACTTCAACTTCTACTGTGGGGTTGCCGCGGGAATCAAGGATTTCGCGGGCGTGGATGGCATCGATAAGCGCCATGAATTTGCTCCTTATGGCTGATTAACGGGGGAAATACAGCTGAAAACTCGACGTACTCGTCACGGACCAGCGTAGTCGAGAGTGGTCCGGGTTACGGAAACCTATCCGGCCCCGGACGTCATGATGGTGCGGTTACCTCTGTTGGTGCTGCTCGGGGACGCGCTGCTGGTAGTTCCGGACCGCGCCGCGCAGGGCACGCTCGGCGTCGAATCCGCCGGCGCGGGCAGAACGCACGACGGCGAGCAGCAGCTCGCCGAGCTCGTCCTCCGACGTGAAAGCGGGCACGTCCACCGATGGACGTGCCTCCGAAAACCCGGCCCTCGCCGCGCGGTCGATGGACTTCTGCGCCCGGGCGAGTGCCGGGAGCGCCCGCGGAATGCCTTCGAACGGATCCCTCCGCCCGGGACGCTCTGCCCGCTTGACGGCGTCCCACTTCTGCACGATCTCATCAACCGTGGCAGGAAAACTGTCCTGCAGGGAGCCGTCCGGGCGGAACACGTGCGGGTTCCGGCGTACCATCTTGGCACTCAGGCCGCGAGCGACGTCGTCGAACGTGAAGGCGCCGCGCTCTTCTGCAAGCCGGGCGTGCAGCACCACCTGGAGCAGCACGTCGCCCAGCTCGCCCCGGAGTTCGGCGTCGTCGGTTCCTGTGCCGGTTCCGGCCTCGATGGTTTCGGCCACCTCGTAGGCCTCCTCCAGGAGGTACTCCACCAGCGACTCATGGGTCAGCGCGCCCATCCAGGGGCAATGCTCCCGCAGGGCGGCGATCACGCCAATGAGCTCCGGCAGGGGTGACGGCTGGCTAGCCAAGGTTTGCGTAGGCGTCGTTGATGTACTCCACCAGTGCTTCCTTCTCCTCAAGGGGCAGGAAGGATGCCTCGGCGGCGTTCAGGGTCAGCTCCAGCAGGTCGTCGAGGTCGTAGTCGAAGGTTTCCACCAGGAGGTCGAACTCGTCCGTCAGGGTGACGCCGCTCATCAGCCGGTTGTCGGTGTTGATGGTGACGTTGAAGCCGAGCTGGTAGAGCATGTCCAGCGGATGGCTTTCGATGCCGTCACCGAAGCCGGCGATTGCGCCGGTCTGGAGGTTCGAGGACGGGCAGATCTCCAGGGCGATGCCACGGTCGCGGACCCAGCTGGAGAGGTCGCCGAGGGTCACCAGGCCGATGGTGTCCTCGGTCTCGTCATCGTCGTCGAACTCCACCATGATGTCCTCGGCGATCCTGACGCCGTGTCCCAGCCGCAGCGCCCGGCCGTCCACCAGGGCTGACTGGATGCTTTCCAGGCCGGCTGCCTCGCCGGCGTGCACCGTGGCCGGAAAGTTTTGCTGGGCAAGGTAGGTAAAAGCCTCTTTGAAACGGGAGGGCAGGAAACCGTCCTCGGCTCCGGCGATGTCGAAGCCGACGGCGCCCTTGTTGCGGTGGCGGACGGCAAGTTCGGCGATCTCCTGGCCGCGGTCGGCGTGGCGCATGGCGGTGATCAGCTGGCCCACCTGGATTTCCCGGCCGGTCTCCCCCACGGCCTCGACGCCGGCCTCGAGGCCTTCCTGCACCGCTTCCACGGCTTCGTCCAGGGTGAGGCCCTTCTGCAGATGCTGCTCCGGCGCCCACCGCACTTCGCCGTACACCACGCCGTCGTCAGCGAGGTCCTCGACAAATTCCTTGGCTACGCGGATGAGCCCTTCGGCGGTCTGCATCACGGCAACGGTGTGGTCGAAAGTTTCCAGGTAGCGGACCAGGGAGCCGGAGTTCGCGGATTCCCGAAACCATTGCCCGAGCGCAACCGGATCGGTCGACGGAAGGGTGTGCCCAACGGCCTCGGCCAGTTCGATGATGGTGGCCGGACGGAGTCCTCCGTCCAGGTGGTCGTGAAGTGAAACCTTGGGCAGGTTCTTCAGGTCAAAATCGATGGCAGGGGCAGCGTCAACAATAGGCTCAGTCACGTACCCCACCTTAGGGTGGGCAGCAGTTCAATGCCAGCGGCTAGGTTGCGGCAGGTCCGCCGTCTGCGGCTGCGGGTGCCATGACCGCGGTGGCGCGGGTTTGTCCGTCCCGTGCCCCATTGGGACCGCCGTCAAGCCACTCATCCACTTCTTCGGCGTCGTTGCGGGCAAGATGCTTGTGCCACAACCGGAGCAGGTGGTCGATGAGGACACCGAGCACAATGGCGAACACCACGGCAATGCCCGCACTGAGCAGTGGGTTGTGGTGCAGCCACGGGAAGGAACTGGCCAGCAGGCCAATCCCGATGGAATACCCCACCCACGTGATGCAAGCGAAGGCGTCCAGCAGGAAGAAGCGGCGGTGGGAGAAGCCGGTGCTTCCGGCTACGTAGTTGACAGCCACCCGGCCCCAGGGAATGTAGCGGGCCGTGAAGACCAGCACGGCGCCGCGTTTGTCCAGTTCGTAGCGGGCCCAGCCGAAGGCCTTCTGGACCTTGGGCCGGCGCATCCACTTCCACCGGTTCAGGCCGATCCGGCGTCCGAGCATGAAAGCCATGTTGTCTCCGGCAATGGCACCAATCAGCGCGGTGAGGCCGAGGATCCAGAGATTGGGTTCCCCGCTGTGGCGGGAAAACGCTGCAAGGGCCACGATGAGGGTCTCGCTGGGGACCACCATGGCGAAGCCGTCCACAAAGAAAAACAACAGCAGGACCGGGTAGATCCACCATTGGCCAGCTGCATGGAGCACAGCCTCATTAATAAACTCCACGCGGTCTTGCTCCTATGCAAAATGGCACCGGCCAAAAGTGCCGCAGCCAAAGCGGAAATCGTTCCTAAGTGTCCCACGGCCGCGGCGCAACACGCTACGCCCCGTCCTGCCCGAACAACGGTCCGGCTACGCTTCTGGTTCCTTCATCCGTTCCACCATCGGAGCCCTGCGCCGGACCCGGTTGATGACGACGTCCACCACGATCCCCAGCGCCACCGCGCAGATGATGGCGATGACAGCGCCCAGGAGGTGGTTGTTTTCAAACCACTGGCCGAAGAACAGGCCGATTCCCACCGAGTAGGCCGCCCACAGGCTGGCCGACAGGACAGTCAGCCCCACAAAGCGCAGGTGCGGATAATGCGTGACCCCGGCTGTGAGGTTCACCGCAACCCGGCCGATTGGGACGAACCGCGCCACGAGGATGAGCGAGGCAGGGCGCTTGCGTAGCTCCCGGCCTGCCCACCGAAAGGCACTTTGCATCCGGGGGCCCCGCATCCAGGCCCAGCGCCGGGTGCCCACCCTTCGCCCGATCAGGTAAGCGATGTTGTCGCCGGAAAAGGCGCCCAAAGCCGCCACCAGCATCAGGAGCCAGGGGTTGGGAACGTCTGCGGTGGCGGCAACGGCGGACAGACCCACCACCACTGACTCGCTGGGGATGGGCGGGAAGAAGCCATCAATGATGCAGCATGCCAAAACAAGGAACAACACCCAGGGCTGTCCGGCTGCCGCGAGAATGAAGTCATTGATGGCCTGCATGGGTCCCTATGCTATGCGGTCAATGATGAGTCGCTGTGCGGGCCGTGATCCCTCGGGTGCGATGACTGCTGCGTTTTCCAGCGCTTCTTTGGCGCGGGCGAACCGTTCCGGGGTGTCGGTGAGCAGGGTCATCAGGGGCTCGCCCGCCCGGACCACGGCGCCTGGCTTGGCGTGCATGCGGACTCCCGCACCTGCCTGCACCACGTCCTCCTTGCGGGCCCGTCCGGCACCGAGCCGCCAGGCTGCCACGCCCACGGCCAAGGCATCGAGTTCCACCAGCACTCCGTCCGCGGGGGCGTAAACCACCTCGGACTCCCGGGCCGCCGGCAGCTTGGCCCGCGGGTCCCCGCCCTGCGCCTCGATCATCCGGTTCCAGACGTCCATGGCGCGGCCGTCCTTGAGGGCAGCCGCAGGGTCGGCGTCGTGCACGCCTGCAGCGGCGAGCATCTCCTCGGCGAGCCGGACCGTCAACTCCACCACGTCGTCGGGTCCGCCGCCCGCCAGCACCTCAACGGATTCCTCCACCTCGATGGCGTTACCCGCAGTCAGGCCCAGCGGCGTGCTCATGTTGGTGAGTAGGGCCACGGTGTTGACGCCGGCATCCTTACCGAGCGCCACCATGGTCTCCGCCAGTTCACGGGCCGTTGCCTCGTCCTTCATAAACGCGCCGCTGCCCACCTTCACGTCCAGCACCAGAGACCCGGTGCCCTCGGCGATCTTTTTGCTCATGATGGACGAGGCGATGAGGGGGATGGCCTCAACGGTGCCGGTGACGTCGCGGAGTGCGTAAAGCTTTTTGTCCGCGGGAGCGAGGCCTGCACCGGCTGCGCAGATGACCGCGCCCACGTCCTGGAGCTGGGCCAGCATCTCCTCGTTGCTGAGGGAGGCCCGCCAGCCGGGAATTGCCTCGAGCTTGTCCAGCGTGCCGCCGGTGTGCCCGAGTCCCCTGCCGGAGAGCTGCGGAACGGCGACGCCGAAGACCGCTACCAGTGGCGCCAAAGGCAGGGTGATCTTGTCCCCCACGCCTCCGGTGGAGTGCTTGTCCGAGGTGTACTTCAGCCCACCGTCGGGGCGGCGCAGGCTGGAGAAGTCCATCCGTTCGCCGGAGGCAATCATGGCGGCCGTCCACCGGGCGATTTCGGTGCGGTTCATGCCGTTGAGCAGGATGGCCATGTTCAGGGCGGCCATCTGCTCGTCCGCGATGGCTCCCCGAGTGTAGGCATCGATGGTCCAGTCAATCTGGTCCGCGCTCAGCGTGCCCTTGTCCCGCTTGATGCGGATGATGTCCACGGCGTCGAACGCTTCGGCGATGTTTTCCGCTGCGCGGGCCTCTGTCACCATGTTTCCTCCAGGTGTTCGGGACCAAAGGCGTCTGGCAGCACCTGGTCCATGGTCTTGATGCCTTGGGTGGTCATGAGCTCCATGCCTGGTGCCCGGAATTCGTAGAGTAACTGGCGGCAGCGCCCGCACGGCATCAGGACGTTGCCCTTGCCGTCCACGCAGTAGAACGCCCGGAGCAGTCCGCCGCCGGTCATGTGCAGGTTGCCCACGAGAGCGCACTCGGCGCACAGGGTCAGCCCGTAGCTGGCGTTTTCGACGTTGCAGCCACTGACGATGCGGCCGTCCTCGGTCAGCGCCGCAGCCCCCACCGGAAACTTCGAGTAGGGCGTGTAGGCCCTGCCCATGGCCTCGACGGCGGCAGCTTCCAGGGCGGGCCAGTCCACGGCCCTTGCGGGTCCCACCCGCCCGTCAGCCCTTGACATACGGGATGCCGCTGGCTGCCGGCCCTCTGGACTTGCCCACCAGTCCGGCCACGGCGAGAACCGTCACCAGGTAGGGCAGCATCGCCATGAATTGGCTCGGCACGGGGGTGCCGATGATGGTCACGATGCTTTGCAGGTTGTCTGCGAACCCGAACAGCAGCGCGGCGAAGAATGCGCCGATGGGGTTCCACCGGCCAAAGATCAGGGCAGCAAGCGCAATGAAGCCGCGGCCGCCGGAGATTTCTTTGGTGAAGCTGTCGATCGCCACGAGGGTGAAAAAGGACCCGCCGATGCCGGCGACGGCTCCGCCC
Encoded proteins:
- a CDS encoding S8 family serine peptidase, producing MRAPLGRTGAALLALVLAGGCLVTGLFTAQAAQADEWRDKQYWLAESGITKAWEVSKGAGVKVAVIDSGVDAQHPDLKGAVAGGYDASGSGQPNGQEGVGSKTEHGTLVATMLAGRGHQPARATASPSPKPSPSPRPGALPPDGIVGVAPEAQILSVSTWLGSTNPSGKSDQDQIPEAVRWAVDNGARVINISLGSTTPQWPQSWDAAFLYAEQKDVVIVAAAGNRVGGNIQVGAPATIPGVLTVAGVDRKGTASVDASSQGISIGVAAPAENLLGGVPGGSYAEWAGTSGSTPIVAGVAALIRSKWPDMSAEQVINRIVSTAKDAGAPGKDPLYGFGVLNAEAALKADVPEAAANPLGSIAEWIRVHRRGNFATPAPLPTAEVPSAAPTLPEATVPAVVPPSQRDSALGAAVVIGFSLLFVAIIAAAVIQLRRAAGRPAELADEPDTGVMGSVDSERQT
- a CDS encoding Ppx/GppA phosphatase family protein encodes the protein MTRVAAIDCGTNSIRLLIADIDRSNGTTSLTDIVREMRVVRLGEGVDATGELAPEALERTFAATADYASLIKEHGAVKVRFVATSASRDARNRDLFVDGVRDLLGVEPEVISGDEEAALSFAGASSVLPILDGQEVLVVDLGGGSTEFVLGTAAGVTAAKSVDIGCVRLTERHLSQDPPTAEQIAAAEADVDAAIARAGQDVPLERATAVLGVAGSITTITAHALRLPEYSPDTIHGTELPLGTVRAASTELLTMTRSERAGLPYMHPGRVDVIGAGGLVWGRILERLAELTGGRIATATASEHDILDGIALSIG
- a CDS encoding DUF501 domain-containing protein, coding for MELNTAAARDESRQPSARDLEVLSRQLGRPVRDVVEIPARCVCGNPLVAATAPRLANGTPFPTTYYLTHPVITSAVSRLEAAGVMTEMNEQLAGNGELANAYRSAHEAYLAARAAIGERSGIGAVPEIDGISAGGMPTRVKCLHVLVGHSLAAGPGVNPLGDQAINAISEWWTTDRCYCEGAWDTAGEAPSRDLSRHGPQGLPDIVGRPAPVRKTSGTAEAAK
- a CDS encoding septum formation initiator family protein, whose amino-acid sequence is MATRRPKVPKVAPPRQATVAEADVIRADFGTATDKPGTHGAGRKAAAPNEGHAAGGNPAGSRTASGSHGVTASAGGGKGNRSQGTSPAAGTETADDQQPVPAKAFSGRMLALAVVMIAITIMLAPTVKIFFDKRAEIEALNADIAARVAEGDSLRQQVSRWEDPNYVKQQARDRINMVMPGETGYWVFGSDLPAGESSSQTGAAAQDPADLPWVDSLWESITRAATD
- the eno gene encoding phosphopyruvate hydratase codes for the protein MALIDAIHAREILDSRGNPTVEVEVLLSDGQIGRAAVPSGASTGEHEAVELRDGDKGRYLGKGVQKAVDAIIDQIAPALTGFDATDQRSIDQAMLDLDGTPNKGKLGANAILGVSLAVANAAAASADLPLYKYLGGPNAHVLPVPLMNILNGGSHADSDVDIQEFMVVPLGAETFSEGLRWGVEVYHALKAVLKEKGLATGLGDEGGFAPNLPSNRAALDLIQEAIKNAGYTPGKDIALALDVASSEFFTDGAYQFEGKALTSAEMSAYYTELVADYPLVSIEDPLDENDWDGWKTLTDSIGDKVQLVGDDLFVTNPAILQRGIDTKTANSLLVKVNQIGSLTETLDAVSLAQRAGYTTITSHRSGETEDTTIADISVATNAGQIKTGAPARSERVAKYNQLLRIEEELDDAARYAGRSAFPRFKG
- a CDS encoding MazG nucleotide pyrophosphohydrolase domain-containing protein, with the translated sequence MGALTHESLVEYLLEEAYEVAETIEAGTGTGTDDAELRGELGDVLLQVVLHARLAEERGAFTFDDVARGLSAKMVRRNPHVFRPDGSLQDSFPATVDEIVQKWDAVKRAERPGRRDPFEGIPRALPALARAQKSIDRAARAGFSEARPSVDVPAFTSEDELGELLLAVVRSARAGGFDAERALRGAVRNYQQRVPEQHQQR
- a CDS encoding adenosine deaminase, whose protein sequence is MTEPIVDAAPAIDFDLKNLPKVSLHDHLDGGLRPATIIELAEAVGHTLPSTDPVALGQWFRESANSGSLVRYLETFDHTVAVMQTAEGLIRVAKEFVEDLADDGVVYGEVRWAPEQHLQKGLTLDEAVEAVQEGLEAGVEAVGETGREIQVGQLITAMRHADRGQEIAELAVRHRNKGAVGFDIAGAEDGFLPSRFKEAFTYLAQQNFPATVHAGEAAGLESIQSALVDGRALRLGHGVRIAEDIMVEFDDDDETEDTIGLVTLGDLSSWVRDRGIALEICPSSNLQTGAIAGFGDGIESHPLDMLYQLGFNVTINTDNRLMSGVTLTDEFDLLVETFDYDLDDLLELTLNAAEASFLPLEEKEALVEYINDAYANLG
- a CDS encoding DedA family protein codes for the protein MEFINEAVLHAAGQWWIYPVLLLFFFVDGFAMVVPSETLIVALAAFSRHSGEPNLWILGLTALIGAIAGDNMAFMLGRRIGLNRWKWMRRPKVQKAFGWARYELDKRGAVLVFTARYIPWGRVAVNYVAGSTGFSHRRFFLLDAFACITWVGYSIGIGLLASSFPWLHHNPLLSAGIAVVFAIVLGVLIDHLLRLWHKHLARNDAEEVDEWLDGGPNGARDGQTRATAVMAPAAADGGPAAT
- a CDS encoding DedA family protein; this translates as MQAINDFILAAAGQPWVLFLVLACCIIDGFFPPIPSESVVVGLSAVAATADVPNPWLLMLVAALGAFSGDNIAYLIGRRVGTRRWAWMRGPRMQSAFRWAGRELRKRPASLILVARFVPIGRVAVNLTAGVTHYPHLRFVGLTVLSASLWAAYSVGIGLFFGQWFENNHLLGAVIAIICAVALGIVVDVVINRVRRRAPMVERMKEPEA
- a CDS encoding thymidine phosphorylase, with translation MVTEARAAENIAEAFDAVDIIRIKRDKGTLSADQIDWTIDAYTRGAIADEQMAALNMAILLNGMNRTEIARWTAAMIASGERMDFSSLRRPDGGLKYTSDKHSTGGVGDKITLPLAPLVAVFGVAVPQLSGRGLGHTGGTLDKLEAIPGWRASLSNEEMLAQLQDVGAVICAAGAGLAPADKKLYALRDVTGTVEAIPLIASSIMSKKIAEGTGSLVLDVKVGSGAFMKDEATARELAETMVALGKDAGVNTVALLTNMSTPLGLTAGNAIEVEESVEVLAGGGPDDVVELTVRLAEEMLAAAGVHDADPAAALKDGRAMDVWNRMIEAQGGDPRAKLPAARESEVVYAPADGVLVELDALAVGVAAWRLGAGRARKEDVVQAGAGVRMHAKPGAVVRAGEPLMTLLTDTPERFARAKEALENAAVIAPEGSRPAQRLIIDRIA
- a CDS encoding cytidine deaminase, which produces MGPARAVDWPALEAAAVEAMGRAYTPYSKFPVGAAALTEDGRIVSGCNVENASYGLTLCAECALVGNLHMTGGGLLRAFYCVDGKGNVLMPCGRCRQLLYEFRAPGMELMTTQGIKTMDQVLPDAFGPEHLEETW